The stretch of DNA GCTCTTCTCTCACCGGGGTTTGCGGAGGCTACCAAGGTCAACACGTATATGCAACGACTCTGGACGGCGATGTGCTGATGTGGCCAATTGATAAGCTCGACAAGCCTGGGCGAGTCATCCCCTGCAGCTTAAAGGCAGAAACGGTTCATTCAGTTTCGCGATCTCAACTATTGATCAGCAATCCAACATCGCAGGAGCTAGCACTGGTTGCTTCCGACGCGACCATCGAAACGCTTCGTCCTGCGGGAGCGAAAATTACCGGCGCCTGCGTAGCCGCCGACGCGACGCTCGTCGCGTTCTGCGACAACTCGCCTAACGTCACGCTTTATTCGAACCGACGTGGCGAAAGCAACATTTTTGTCGACGAAGCCGACATTTCTTTCGCGAGCGTCAATCCGTCGGGTCAATCACTAGCTGCGATCGCGACTACGCATGAAACAGGTTCAACACGACTGTTATTGTTTGGTGTGAATGATGGCGAAAAAGTTGCCGATGTGGAGCTTCCAACGTTAGCTCGTGACGTCATCCATTCTGCCAACGGAAAAGTCGTCGCGGTTACCTTGCGTGACAACACCGTTCATCTATTCAAGTCCGAGACTCTGGAAAGCATGGAAGTCGTGGGGCCAACCGCTGGACTACAAACGGTATCGCTAACCGAAGATGGCTCTTCAGTGCTAATGGGGTTGAGTGAAGGCACAATCAAAATCGCGGCACTATCTTCGCTTGGTAAGACTCGATCCAGCGAAAGTGAAATTGCTTCTTTGAGTTTTCACGGCAATGGAAAGTACGTTCTAAGCAGTGACAAAGGAGGTAATATCGCGCTTTGGGCAGTGGAGGATTTCAATCATCCTAGAGCCACGCTTGAGGGTACCGACACACCTGTCTTACAGTCGAGCGTCGCACCGGACGGACGCTACGTCGCTGCGGTTTACCAAGGTGACGAAAACTTGGTTCGTGTATGGGACATTGATCAAACGGTGAAGGCAGGAAGCAAAATTGAGCCGTCGTTGGTCATCACACATCAATCCGTTCCCACTTCAGCCGACTTCACGTCTGATTCGCGATACCTTTTGGTAGGTGGCGCTGATGGTGTGATCCGTGCTTGGAGCATTGACGAGAACCGTGAGATCGCTCAGTTTTCCGGTCATCAAGGATCGGTCGTTGACATTGCGCCTTTGGCAGACTCGCTCGCGTTTGTGAGCGGAGGTGTCGATCGTTCCATCCGTTCCTGGAAGTTCCCGACCAATCTGCCTGCTCCGGGCGGCCAAATCCCTAAAGGTGCTTTAGCGGATTCTACCGACGTCTATGATCTTCGGCGTCCAACGACACTGAAGCAATTGTCAGAGACCGACCCCTTGGAAGCTGCTCGCCAGGCTTTGATCTCGGGCGCAAAAACGACCGAGATTGTCGATCTGATGAATATTGGTGAAGACGTCAAAGACAAGGTTAAGTCAACGATTGCATCGGTCATGAAATCCGAGCAAGATCGCCGAATTAGCGCTAAAGAACTCTCGCAACGACGCAGAGCCCTCGCCAAGACCCAGGAGCGTCTGCACTCGGCCGAGCAAGCGGAGACCTTATCTATGTTTGCCGATGGTTTTAGCAACTTGACGTTTGTGGGCGAAAGTAACTTTGTATTTGGGATGGATCGAAATTTCCGCCCGGTCAAACTCCTGTTTTCCGATCGGTTTCTGTACGCCGCACGGCCTTCCGCTCGAACTCCTGCTGCTCGCAAACGCGGTCGTTATCGGAACGTGAACGAAGTCAGGGACATCGCCGGTAAAAAGACGGATCGCCAAGGCAACTTGCTTGATGAAGATGGCAAAGTGATCAAGGACCCCGAGGCGGAATTGAACCTTGATGGTGACAATGGGTCATTGCTCAGTTGGGATTATCGTTTCTCACAATTGCAAGCTCATGCTTGGTCGATCGACGATTTGAACGTGCGGCAACTGTTGGCGATGCCTGGCGGAGCGGGTGTGTTTACAGCTCCACAAATGGTGGTGTTCAATCAAGACGGTTCCTCTCGCCTACTGGGAAACGCTGCCTCCTTCGCCGTCTCGGATCAACCTACTCCTGCTAAACAGTACGTTGCGTTGGGGACCGCCGGCACGGTCCGAAACGAGGAAAACATTCTTACGGTGTTCGATATCGACACGCTGAGTGACGAATCAGCCGCACCCACTTCTCAGTACCGAAGCTACGAAGGTGTCGTGACGGCAATGGCATTTGCTCACAATGCACCTTATGTCGCCTTCTGTGTTCGCGAGCGTGCAGTTCATCGCTTGTTCATTGCCGATACGGAAACGCTACAGCTTCAGAAGCTGGAAGAATTCAATCATTCAAAGCCGTGGATCACTGAGGATGGCAATATAAACGGATCATTTAAGGTGGATCCAGACGCTGCTCGAGGGATCGATGCCATAGCTTTCTCGCCTGATGATTCCATGCTGATCGCGCACGGGCACTACGACGAGAAGCTCTATAAGTTTTCTCGTTGGGACTTTAAGTGGGACGGAAATCAGCTGGCGAGTTTTCAACGATCGCGCAAGGAACACACAAAAACCGATGGGCCGTTTTTCAGCGTGGTTGGTGATGAACCGATCAAGTTCATCTCACGACCGCTCCGCGAGCACGAACGCGGTCCCAATGACTCCTACAGTGAATTACGACGTACTGCTGGTGCATCGCCCAAGATTGTGGTGCAAAGTAGCCGCGGTTTCCACGTCGTGAACCTAAATACGGCACTAGCCGAACGAAACATCCCTTATCTTAAGACGCACTTCGGTCGTCCAGAGTATGCGTTTAGCAACGATGGTCGCTGGTTGTGCATGGGCGATGACAATGGCAAGGCGTTTATTTACGACTTGCTTGATGGATCCACTTATGGCCTAACCATCGATGATGGCATAGAGCAACTTATTTCAGATAGATCGGTCGCGCGTCCAACGCTGGTCGATCGGCCCGCCCATTCGGGCCCAGTCGTCGGCGTCGCATTTTCGGATCCCGATCCCGGCCGAGATTACCCTGCATTCGCAGCTACATTTGGCGAAGAAAACAAAGTCAAAGTTTGGGAACTGTACCCTATCTTAGACCCTGATTCGGGGATCCGTTCTAGGAACTGGGTTCCACAGATCAAGCGTGAGATCTATCGCGACAACGACGACAAACGAAGCCGAAGGCGTTAAGTCCCATGGCTTCCCCCATCAATCCCTATGCCGAAGTATTGGGCCTGCCTGAATCGAATTCGCGGCCGACCTATTACGAACTGCTTGGAATCGCCAGCGGCGAAGATAACGAGCGGAGCATCAAAGCCGCCTACTATCAGCGGGTAGCTCAAGTGAGCGTTTTGCAAGGTGGCAGTCTTGCCAACACCTGTGATGTGTTGCTCGCAGAACTAGCAGAAGCTCGAGATTGTTTGGCGGATGCGGAACAGCGACATGCTTACAACCAACGCCTGGAAAAAAAGCCGGGGCAACATGGCATCATAAATTCCAAGGAGCGAAAATCCCGACAAAATCGGTCAGAACAATCGATTGTGCAAACCGTTCGCATTAGCCATTCCAAGGAGGTGGGTCAGTTCCTATTCGCCCCCGAATCAGGTGAAGCCGAACTGCCTAATGATCCTGAGTCAAAAGTGGAAGCCACGATCGGTGGGCATGCCGCCAATGGGACTGACCCCTTCGCGACCCTGAACTATGGCGAAATGGGTCATGCAACAAAAACCGCCACGCCTACACTTGGTGCGGCGAAGACAACGAAAAAAGCAAGCGGTGTCGACCGTGAGATCGTTAAGACGATTGCAACGCAATACAAGAAGCCGACGCTACTAGCACGCATGCTCCCCTGGCGAACCGCTCAAGAACTGGTGAAAGAACTCTTTGCTAGAGGTGACGCCACAGACCTTCAACAACAATTACTTCGAGACAACCAACTCGAATCCTTGGTTATTGGCTCTTATTTGATCGAAGCGGCTCTGCCCCGAACTAGGCTGCAGGCGATCGTTGGTGCGTTGAGACTGACTAACCAGGATGTCAATAGTATCCATTCGGGACACAGCTTCCTGGCGTCACGAATGAGTGATGGTGAGTTGGTTTCGTTGCGAATCTTGCCGCGGACATTTCGCGACCATCTGCGTTCCCTGCGAACGTGGACTAACCGATCCAACCAAATCTCTTCACCTGCGGTTATGAAAACGCTTGAGTGTGGTTTTGATCAAGGTCGAGCATTTGTGGCAACAGAGTATCGCGTTGGCGAAGACTTGCGAACTCTCGTTAACCGTCTAGGACCACTATCACTAGCCCAGGCATTGAATGTGATCATTCAGTGCTCTCAATGCCTCGAGGCAGCGTTGGATACTGGAATCCAACATCCCGCACTCCATCCCGGTAAGATCCTCGTCGATTCCAAAGGTAAGCTCAGCATCAGGCATTTCGCTTTGGACAATTGCATTTGGACGAATCGACTTGAACAAGGAAACTTAGCGCAAGTCATTCCGTTCTTGCCTCCCGACAACCTTCAGTTCGTCGCGGCGGAAACGTGCGTGATTGGACTGTCAACCGACAATACCCGAACACTGCAAAACAAGTCCTTCATTAGCACAGACTGTCGAGCCAATATCTATTCACTGGGCTGCCTGCTGTACTACCTGTTGACAGGCGAAGCTCCGATCAAGGGAACATCCGCTAACGAAATTGCAAAGGGGCAAGCCGAAAGATTGCTCCCCCGTGTGACGACCAAGCGATCGGGTATACCCGAAGTCATAGATCAATTGATTGGTCGAATGACCGCTAAGCATCCTGAGCGAAGATTCGATAGCTACAGCCATCTGCGAAAAGCCTTATCCGAGGTTTGTCGCATCGCAAAATTGAGCGGGGAAGATGTACGACGCGGATGGAACGGCACAGGGCTGGATGATCGGATTCCGATCAAACGTCGTCGCGGTGTGAAACGCTTACACGTTGGACGTTTCATCAAAAGCGTTTCGCTCGCAGTCGTACTCGCCACACTGCTGGGCTATGCGGGTATCCAAGGATATCAAGCAATTCTTCCCCAGGTCCAAGAGGATCACCAAGCGCCCAAGATCGATCCAACTTCAAAACCTAAGCGTGAACCACAGCCAAAAGTGTTCCAGTTCAACGACGTTGGCGAGATCCCGGAAGTCGAAAGTTTTGACGCGTTTCAACTCGATTGATTAGTAGCGATCGCTTACGATCTCTACCAAACTTCAACCCATGGAACGTGATGACAGATAAAACCTTCCCAAAAAGCGGACGCATAGCAGCCGTCGACTTTGGTAGCGTGCGGATTGGGATCGCGGTTTGTGACCCCGACCGAATTTTGGCCAGCCCGCTGGAAATTCATCCAGCCGAACGATGGCGTGAATCGGAAGACTACTTCCGAGGCCTCGTGAAGTCAGAAAAACTGGTGGGCTTTATCGTGGGCTTGCCCATTCACCTCGATGGAGGCGAAAGCCAGAAGAGCAAAGAATGCCGCGAATTCGCGGTTTGGCTTGCCGAGGTGACAGAAATGCCAACTCGGTTATTCGACGAGCGGTTTACAACGGCGGACGCGAAACAAAGGATCGCCGGTGCGGGCTACACTCGCAAAAAAAAGAAGGATCGCATTGATGCTATCGCAGCTTTGGTCCTCCTCGAATCGTTCATCGAGGCGTGCCGTTATCGTGGTGAAATTGCGGGGACGCCGGTCTCATCCGCCGCAGAAGGCGGCGAAAGTCTAGATGACGAATCGAACTGAGATTTCCTTAGGCTGCTTCGGAAAGAGCCAAAGCATCCAGGAGTTCGACGAATCGTTCGTTAGCTTCTCGCTTGCGACGAACTCGCTCGCCGACAGTCCAACCGCTTCGGATTGCCAACACTCGGCGTGAGATCTCTGCATCGGTTGGCAAAGTCTCATTTTGAGCGACAGTAGTGCATTCTGCGACGTTAGTTTCGAAAGTGGCGGTCAACATGGGGATATCCTCCTGAATAGTGATTCGACGTCACCGAGACAATCTTGGTGCGACAGATGAGTCAGACAACGTTCGTGTCTGATGAGTGCTGGTTGAAGCAAGCCTCGTGCCAATCATCTCAATCGACACGTTCGGAACGTCGGAGTTCGCGTTAAAACCAGCAAAAACGCTACCAAAAAAACTTTCACGTGTTTTAAAGGCCGAATTTCAAGCTGCTCATCGGTCACTGGGCGTCCATGTTAAATGTTCAAAGCTTTGAAAATCCTGCCACTGTGATTCGGGCAAACGCATGATTTGCAGGTTAGGAAGGTGGTCGGTACCTGATACCGCCTGACACAACTGGCGAAACGTATCGCGCTGACATTTGCCTCGCATGTCGCAGTATTGGACAACACCAGCGGCGTCGTACAGCATTCCGTACACCTGTTCGTTGCCTCCATCTCGTGCCCAAACGAATGACCCATCGGGTTCAAAGTACAACTTGGGCATTCTTTCCAATCGTTCGGCCGCGTCCTCAAAGCTGGTCGTCATCGCACCGCGCTTGGGCCCATACAGGTAAAGATGGAATGCTTCGCAAATCATTGTTGGATTCATTTGACGGCGTGGTTTGAAAAGGGCGATGTGAAACAGCGTGTGAAACGTGAATGATCAACACTGTTGTCGCGGATAAACATTGACATCACCAGCGTGTTTCACCTAACTCAAGCAAGTTCTATCCCCATCCTAATGGACCGGCGATCTTGTTCGACTCACGCGACTTCGCGACTGCCACTCGCAAATTCACTCACGCAATCATCTTGGTCTGCTTATTTTTGGCAGGTCAGACGACCGTCCATGCGCAGAACCGTGACGACGACTTGGTTGAGTTGAACCTAGCGGGAAAGGTCAGTCTCTCGAATCTCGTCGAAGCGATCTCACGCCAAATCGATGTGCGTTTTCTTTACAGTGCCGATCTGGCGGATAAGCAAGTCACGATTTACACGCCCACTCAACTCCCTCGCCGAGCGCTCCCTGTCCTGATTGGTAGTTTGCTTAAGAGTGAAGAACTAGCGGTCGTTGACTCGGACGTGCCGGGTTGGAAACGAATCGTCGAAGTCAGCAAGATGGTCCCTTATGCTCAAACCGGCGACCCGAACGAAGCCATTCGTCGAAGTGGACCTGCGGCCGCAGTCACACAGGTCATTCCGATCGAGAACCTGAACATCACGGGAGTCAAGACATCGTTCAGCCCGTTCCTTTCCAAAGGGGCAAACTTCGTAGCGATTCCCGAAAGCAATTTGATCATCGTGACGGACTACGCCGAGAACGTTCGAACTTTGGTGGAACTGTTAAAAGTCATTGACCGACCGGTGGGTCAACCGACCATTGATTTCTATGAAGTCAAGAACCGTTCCACAGACGAATTGATTGACCAAGCAGAAAGCCTATTAGTTCAGCAAGCGGGCAACGACCAAGCCAAAGATTTCAAACTATTCAACGACGCTTCCGGGAAGCGAATCGTGGTGGCGGGAGAGAAAGGAATCGTCGAACGTGCGTTAGCACTGCTTCAACGGCTCGACACGGGGACAGGATTCAGAACGCGTGCTTACCGTCTACAGAATGTGTCAGCGGACCGCATCGAGAAACTTATTCGCGGATTAGTTCAGAACAACGGCGAAGAAAAAGCAAACGCGAACCTCGAGACAACGATTGACGAAGAGGGCAATTTATTGATCGTTCGGGCTGCGCCGGAGGTTCATCAGCAGATCGAAACACTGCTGCGAGAGCTAGACCAGCCAGTCAGCGCCGCCGAAAGCCCGATCCAATTCTACAAACTTAAGAATGCCAACGCGGTAGAAGTGCTTTACTCGCTACTAGCGCTTCAGCAAGCAGCAGGCATTGGAGGCAACGCGCAAGCGGGAGGCGTGGGAGCATTTGGCTCGCTCGGCGGATTGAACGTAGGCGGTGTCCTGCCGGCTGGTTTCACCGCAGCTACGGGCTTTGGGCAGACAGCCATTCAACCATCGGCGTTCGGAGCCACCCAGGGGCAAAACGTCAGACTGCCGTTTAATGATGGAAGTCGTGACCAAGAAGCCATTGGTTCGGCCATGCAAAATCAAAACCAAGCGTTAAGCCCACTCATTGGTGGCGTTAACACCGCGGGCGGCTTCGCCGGAGGTGGATTGCTTGGCGGCGGCTTAGGAGCAGGCGGTTTGGGTGGCGGACAAGTGGCAACGCTCCCTGGTGGTGCCCGCGTCTCGGCTGATGTGGCAACGAATAGCCTGATCGTTTTCGCCCCGTCATCCGTGCAGCCTCTCTACGAAAAACTGATCAAGTCTCTCGATCAAAGACGTCCTCAGGTGATGATCGAGGCGGAAATCGTGGCCGTCAACACAAGCGACAACTTCTCGCTCGGCGTCGAAGTATCGATCGGCGACCGAACGGGCTCCAAGAAGCTATTCAAGTTCACCTCCTTTGGACTGAGCGAAATTGATGTCGATACCGGCGCACTCACCGTCAACCCAAGCCTGGGATTCAATGGGGTTTTGATTGATCCTGAGGTTGCCGACGTGATTGTGCAAGCGTTGTCGTCTCACACTCGCAGCCGCGTTCTGGCTTCGCCAAAGATTCTGGTCAACGACAACCAGACGGGAACGC from Rubripirellula amarantea encodes:
- a CDS encoding protein kinase domain-containing protein, producing MASPINPYAEVLGLPESNSRPTYYELLGIASGEDNERSIKAAYYQRVAQVSVLQGGSLANTCDVLLAELAEARDCLADAEQRHAYNQRLEKKPGQHGIINSKERKSRQNRSEQSIVQTVRISHSKEVGQFLFAPESGEAELPNDPESKVEATIGGHAANGTDPFATLNYGEMGHATKTATPTLGAAKTTKKASGVDREIVKTIATQYKKPTLLARMLPWRTAQELVKELFARGDATDLQQQLLRDNQLESLVIGSYLIEAALPRTRLQAIVGALRLTNQDVNSIHSGHSFLASRMSDGELVSLRILPRTFRDHLRSLRTWTNRSNQISSPAVMKTLECGFDQGRAFVATEYRVGEDLRTLVNRLGPLSLAQALNVIIQCSQCLEAALDTGIQHPALHPGKILVDSKGKLSIRHFALDNCIWTNRLEQGNLAQVIPFLPPDNLQFVAAETCVIGLSTDNTRTLQNKSFISTDCRANIYSLGCLLYYLLTGEAPIKGTSANEIAKGQAERLLPRVTTKRSGIPEVIDQLIGRMTAKHPERRFDSYSHLRKALSEVCRIAKLSGEDVRRGWNGTGLDDRIPIKRRRGVKRLHVGRFIKSVSLAVVLATLLGYAGIQGYQAILPQVQEDHQAPKIDPTSKPKREPQPKVFQFNDVGEIPEVESFDAFQLD
- the ruvX gene encoding Holliday junction resolvase RuvX, with the protein product MTDKTFPKSGRIAAVDFGSVRIGIAVCDPDRILASPLEIHPAERWRESEDYFRGLVKSEKLVGFIVGLPIHLDGGESQKSKECREFAVWLAEVTEMPTRLFDERFTTADAKQRIAGAGYTRKKKKDRIDAIAALVLLESFIEACRYRGEIAGTPVSSAAEGGESLDDESN
- a CDS encoding secretin N-terminal domain-containing protein encodes the protein MFDSRDFATATRKFTHAIILVCLFLAGQTTVHAQNRDDDLVELNLAGKVSLSNLVEAISRQIDVRFLYSADLADKQVTIYTPTQLPRRALPVLIGSLLKSEELAVVDSDVPGWKRIVEVSKMVPYAQTGDPNEAIRRSGPAAAVTQVIPIENLNITGVKTSFSPFLSKGANFVAIPESNLIIVTDYAENVRTLVELLKVIDRPVGQPTIDFYEVKNRSTDELIDQAESLLVQQAGNDQAKDFKLFNDASGKRIVVAGEKGIVERALALLQRLDTGTGFRTRAYRLQNVSADRIEKLIRGLVQNNGEEKANANLETTIDEEGNLLIVRAAPEVHQQIETLLRELDQPVSAAESPIQFYKLKNANAVEVLYSLLALQQAAGIGGNAQAGGVGAFGSLGGLNVGGVLPAGFTAATGFGQTAIQPSAFGATQGQNVRLPFNDGSRDQEAIGSAMQNQNQALSPLIGGVNTAGGFAGGGLLGGGLGAGGLGGGQVATLPGGARVSADVATNSLIVFAPSSVQPLYEKLIKSLDQRRPQVMIEAEIVAVNTSDNFSLGVEVSIGDRTGSKKLFKFTSFGLSEIDVDTGALTVNPSLGFNGVLIDPEVADVIVQALSSHTRSRVLASPKILVNDNQTGTLESIASVPFQSINTINTISSQSLGGSQEAGTIITVTPHINEDDHLQLEFEVEFSSFAATGGSATLPPPRQIDRVGSVVTIPDGQTIVVGGLKRNGERDTFTGIPWAEKIPVLRELTSLSTSDKDSTSFFLFIRPKILRDSRFRDLQYLSDIDASDAQIQSDAPTSRPILIPCEKPPNSMIQTPSERMMLSQP